One stretch of Flavobacteriales bacterium DNA includes these proteins:
- a CDS encoding pyridoxal-phosphate dependent enzyme, whose product MKYYNNILETIGNTPLVKINKITQGVKGTILAKIETTNPGNSVKDRMALQMIEDAEADGRLKPGGTVIEGTSGNTGMGLALACIMKGYKLICVLSDKQSKEKMDILRAVGAEVHVCPTNVAPEDPRSYYSVSKRLAEETPNGWYVNQYDNPSNAKAHYLSTGPEIWEQTEGKITHFVVGVGTGGTVSGVGKYLKEKNPNIKIWGIDTYGSVFKKYHETGIFDENEIYPYITEGIGEDILPKNVDFSVIDKFEKVTDKDAAIYQRKLAKEEGIFVGNSAGSAIKGILQLKDELKEDDVVVVLFHDHGSRYVGKMFNDDWMRERGFLEEEKSCAVDLIKDHQGQHLVTVTPDTPVSQAIILMKQYGISQIPVVNEKEFVGSLTDNHLFAQLLDNPELKELPVKNIMETPFPVVEEKACLEDLSLLFKQDAAAIIVKYDTDKHHIITKQDLINAIA is encoded by the coding sequence ATGAAATATTACAACAACATATTAGAGACTATTGGAAACACTCCATTAGTAAAAATCAACAAAATTACCCAAGGTGTAAAAGGGACAATACTTGCTAAAATTGAAACCACCAACCCTGGCAACTCTGTTAAGGATAGAATGGCTTTACAAATGATAGAAGATGCTGAAGCTGATGGAAGATTAAAACCAGGAGGAACAGTAATTGAGGGAACCTCTGGAAACACAGGTATGGGGCTTGCTCTTGCTTGTATTATGAAAGGGTACAAACTAATATGTGTCTTAAGTGATAAGCAAAGTAAAGAAAAAATGGATATCCTAAGAGCTGTTGGAGCTGAAGTTCACGTTTGCCCAACAAATGTTGCTCCTGAAGACCCTCGCTCTTATTATTCTGTTTCGAAAAGACTAGCAGAAGAAACTCCTAATGGCTGGTATGTTAACCAATATGACAATCCTTCTAATGCCAAGGCGCACTACTTAAGCACTGGTCCAGAAATATGGGAACAAACTGAAGGAAAAATCACTCATTTTGTAGTTGGTGTTGGAACTGGCGGTACCGTTTCTGGAGTTGGAAAATACCTCAAAGAAAAGAATCCAAACATTAAGATTTGGGGAATTGATACTTACGGGTCTGTATTCAAAAAATATCATGAAACAGGAATTTTTGATGAGAATGAGATTTACCCATACATCACAGAGGGTATTGGAGAAGATATTCTACCAAAAAATGTTGATTTTAGTGTAATTGATAAGTTTGAGAAAGTAACGGATAAAGACGCTGCTATTTACCAAAGAAAATTAGCTAAAGAAGAAGGTATATTCGTCGGAAACTCTGCAGGTTCGGCAATCAAAGGGATTTTACAATTAAAAGACGAATTAAAAGAAGACGATGTAGTTGTTGTTTTATTCCACGATCACGGTAGTAGGTATGTTGGAAAAATGTTTAACGACGACTGGATGAGAGAGAGAGGCTTTTTAGAAGAGGAAAAATCTTGCGCTGTTGATTTAATCAAAGATCACCAAGGACAGCACTTAGTAACTGTAACTCCAGACACTCCTGTCTCACAAGCTATTATTTTAATGAAACAATATGGTATTTCACAAATTCCTGTTGTGAATGAAAAAGAGTTTGTAGGATCGTTAACAGATAATCACTTATTTGCTCAACTATTAGACAATCCTGAATTGAAAGAATTGCCTGTTAAAAACATCATGGAAACGCCTTTTCCTGTTGTTGAAGAAAAAGCTTGCCTAGAAGACTTATCGCTCCTATTCAAACAAGATGCAGCTGCAATAATCGTAAAATACGATACAGACAAGCATCACATTATTACCAAACAGGATTTAATTAATGCCATTGCTTAA
- a CDS encoding helical backbone metal receptor, whose protein sequence is MKTAIIKDMLGRNVKLTTPPKRIISLVPSLTELLYDLDLDEQVVGITKFCIKPNSWFRSKTRIGGTKSVDFKKIKQLAPDLIIANKEENTKEEIEQLSKLYNVWISDINSYREALIAIQTLASICDKTEKGQQLIQQIEEKRKTYLAPPLPPKSVLYLIWKNPYMATGTSTYIDDILKLLGYQNCFLKERYQAITIDEIKALNPDLIFFSSEPYPFKTKDFHELQTQLPDTVCRLVDGELMSWYGSRLLHTFSDSIFID, encoded by the coding sequence ATGAAAACAGCAATAATAAAAGACATGTTAGGTAGGAATGTAAAACTTACAACTCCTCCCAAACGAATCATCAGCTTAGTCCCGTCACTTACTGAATTGCTTTATGATCTGGATTTAGATGAACAAGTTGTTGGCATTACAAAATTTTGTATTAAACCTAATTCTTGGTTCAGATCAAAAACAAGAATTGGAGGAACCAAATCTGTTGATTTTAAAAAAATAAAACAGTTAGCTCCAGATTTAATCATTGCTAATAAAGAGGAAAACACCAAAGAAGAAATCGAACAGCTATCGAAACTATATAATGTTTGGATTAGTGACATTAACAGTTATAGAGAGGCTTTAATTGCTATCCAAACTCTGGCTTCTATTTGTGATAAAACTGAAAAAGGACAACAACTCATCCAGCAAATAGAAGAAAAAAGAAAAACGTATTTAGCTCCTCCTTTGCCTCCAAAATCTGTTTTATATTTGATTTGGAAAAACCCCTATATGGCAACTGGAACCTCCACATACATCGATGACATTCTTAAATTATTGGGATACCAAAACTGCTTCCTGAAAGAACGCTACCAAGCAATCACAATTGATGAAATAAAAGCATTGAATCCTGATTTAATATTCTTTTCGAGTGAGCCCTACCCTTTTAAAACAAAAGACTTTCATGAACTTCAGACCCAACTTCCCGACACAGTTTGTAGGCTTGTAGATGGCGAATTAATGAGTTGGTATGGTTCTAGACTCTTACACACCTTTAGTGACTCTATTTTTATCGATTAA
- a CDS encoding DUF1456 family protein — protein sequence MNNNAVLRKVRYTFDFNDDKIVSIFKLADVEVERAQVTKWLKKDEHEEFENLNDKQLATFLNGFINLRRGKREGEQPKPEKNLNNNLILRKLKIALNLKDTDILSLLDLADFRLGKSELSAFFRKPGHQHYRLCKDQVLRNFLMGMQLKYKRGGSNNN from the coding sequence ATGAACAATAATGCCGTTTTACGTAAGGTAAGATATACTTTCGATTTTAATGATGATAAAATCGTGTCTATTTTTAAATTAGCAGATGTAGAGGTTGAGCGAGCTCAAGTTACTAAATGGTTAAAAAAAGATGAGCACGAAGAGTTTGAAAATTTAAATGATAAGCAATTAGCTACTTTTTTAAATGGTTTTATCAACCTGAGAAGAGGGAAAAGAGAGGGGGAACAACCAAAGCCTGAAAAGAACTTGAATAATAATCTTATTTTAAGAAAATTGAAAATAGCTCTTAATTTAAAAGATACAGATATTTTATCCCTCTTGGATTTAGCCGACTTTAGGCTAGGGAAATCAGAATTAAGTGCATTTTTTAGAAAACCTGGTCATCAACATTATCGCTTATGTAAAGACCAAGTTTTAAGAAACTTCCTGATGGGTATGCAATTGAAGTATAAACGTGGAGGAAGCAACAATAACTAA
- the gmd gene encoding GDP-mannose 4,6-dehydratase: MKKALITGVTGQDGAYLAEFLLNKGYEVHGVKRRASLFNTARIDHLYKDLHEENVNFVLHYGDLTDSTNLIRIIQEVQPDEIYNLAAQSHVQVSFEVPEYTADSDALGTLRILEAIRILGLTQKTKFYQASTSELYGKVQEVPQSEKTPFYPRSPYAVAKLYAFWIVKNYREAYGIYGCNGILFNHESPLRGETFVTRKITRAVAQISLGMQSKLYLGNLDAQRDWGHAKDYIEGMWLMLQQENPDDYVLATGVTNTVRHFVDLAFERVGISLRWEGEGVNEKGIDTKTGNILVEVDPKYFRPTEVDLLIGDPTKAQQELGWKHNYELVDLVHEMVDEDVKVFRREKILKEQGV; encoded by the coding sequence ATGAAAAAAGCTTTAATAACAGGGGTAACTGGTCAAGACGGTGCTTATTTAGCAGAGTTTTTATTAAATAAAGGATATGAAGTTCATGGTGTAAAACGAAGAGCATCTTTGTTTAATACTGCTCGTATTGATCACCTGTATAAAGACTTACATGAGGAAAATGTGAACTTTGTATTGCATTATGGAGACTTAACAGATTCAACGAATTTAATTCGAATCATTCAAGAAGTTCAACCAGATGAAATATACAATTTAGCAGCACAGTCACATGTTCAAGTTTCGTTTGAGGTCCCAGAATATACTGCTGACTCTGATGCGTTAGGAACATTAAGAATTTTAGAGGCTATTCGAATATTGGGCTTAACACAGAAAACCAAATTTTACCAAGCTTCAACATCCGAATTGTATGGGAAAGTACAAGAAGTTCCACAATCAGAAAAAACACCATTTTATCCACGTAGCCCTTATGCCGTAGCCAAATTATATGCTTTTTGGATTGTAAAGAATTATCGTGAAGCTTATGGAATTTATGGGTGCAATGGGATTTTATTTAACCATGAAAGCCCATTGAGAGGGGAAACTTTTGTGACGAGAAAAATTACTAGGGCTGTGGCTCAAATATCTTTAGGAATGCAGTCAAAATTGTATTTAGGGAATTTAGATGCACAAAGAGATTGGGGGCATGCTAAAGATTATATAGAGGGAATGTGGCTAATGTTACAACAAGAAAATCCCGATGATTATGTCTTAGCGACAGGAGTAACCAATACCGTACGTCATTTTGTTGATTTAGCATTTGAAAGAGTAGGGATTTCCTTAAGATGGGAAGGTGAAGGAGTTAATGAAAAAGGTATTGATACAAAAACAGGAAATATCTTAGTGGAGGTAGACCCTAAATATTTTAGACCAACAGAAGTAGATTTATTAATTGGAGATCCTACTAAGGCACAACAAGAATTAGGATGGAAGCACAATTACGAGTTAGTAGATTTAGTACACGAAATGGTCGATGAAGATGTAAAGGTGTTTAGAAGAGAGAAAATTCTTAAAGAACAAGGAGTATAA
- a CDS encoding 3'(2'),5'-bisphosphate nucleotidase CysQ, with protein sequence MVKQAWVDIAIEAAVKAGEEVLKIFHSDYEVYTKKDESPVTTADLVSNQTIQTYLQKTGVPILSEEEDFGSYESRKDLSLLWVVDPLDGTKEFINKEEDFAINIALVTQQLPVFGLIYIPVKKEVYYAIKGKGAFLLTGAQTVSLPLQTERSNYIFVKSRSHPDAKLDAYLKQLRSKHPNLEVKIVGSSVKFCEIAKGHADEYTRFNPTMEWDTAAGQVLMNEIGKQFIDLSTGKEMVYNRKNLKNNGFTVK encoded by the coding sequence ATGGTAAAACAAGCATGGGTTGATATTGCAATAGAGGCAGCGGTAAAAGCGGGAGAGGAAGTACTGAAAATTTTTCATTCAGACTATGAAGTTTATACCAAAAAAGATGAATCTCCAGTAACTACAGCAGATTTGGTTTCTAACCAAACTATTCAAACCTATTTACAAAAAACAGGAGTGCCTATTTTGAGTGAGGAAGAAGATTTTGGAAGTTATGAAAGTAGGAAAGATTTATCGCTATTGTGGGTGGTTGATCCATTAGATGGAACCAAAGAATTTATCAATAAAGAAGAAGATTTTGCAATTAATATTGCGCTGGTTACCCAACAATTACCAGTCTTTGGACTAATATATATTCCTGTCAAAAAAGAAGTTTATTATGCTATAAAAGGTAAGGGAGCTTTTTTGTTAACTGGAGCTCAAACAGTCAGCTTGCCACTTCAAACAGAACGGTCAAACTATATCTTTGTGAAAAGTCGATCACATCCAGATGCTAAATTAGATGCGTACCTCAAACAATTAAGAAGCAAGCATCCTAATCTAGAAGTTAAAATTGTTGGGAGTTCCGTCAAGTTTTGCGAAATAGCCAAAGGTCATGCCGATGAGTATACGCGTTTTAACCCCACTATGGAGTGGGATACTGCGGCTGGTCAAGTATTAATGAATGAAATAGGGAAGCAATTCATTGATCTATCAACAGGGAAAGAAATGGTTTATAACCGAAAGAACCTGAAGAATAACGGTTTTACTGTGAAATAG
- a CDS encoding GMC family oxidoreductase, whose product MKYDVCIVGSGAGAGPVAYELSKAGYQVVVLEKGPWFKTADLAKDEMVATRRDVYTPRLMDECTVLERGSSEKGWKAKSTRITGVNFWNGSMVGGSSNLMSAYFHRMKPKDFKLKSNYGTIAGGNVVDWPITYKDLEPYYTKVEEVIGVSGKVIPHQFLEPRSTPDFPFPPLEENIVASWIDQAAARLGVETFPTPRGVLSRPKEGRNGCFYSNYCGSYGCNSDAKGSSRVALLNQALETGNCTIIPNAKVFRLEEENREVKKVHYYDLKGGKVFVEAQITVVAAQAIESARLLLMSKSQNFPNGLGNNNGQVGKNLVFSAGGTGSGLIDYDSLSEKDSKAFKQTGLWVNRATQHWYEIEDESFENKVKGGTVDFVFEHANGITKAFNQKYDDNRNLVFGSALKEKLLTHFTKRRKLNFEIFVDWTPNDDCFVTLDEKEKDKWGDPVAKVRLGYNKYDLKVGEYIAEKTKEILSQMGAYEVKSSVSGTPPSNLQAGGCRFGEDPKTSVLDKNCKAHEVDNLYVTDGSFMPTGGSTTFTFTIYANSFRVADKIKERLDGKTSMG is encoded by the coding sequence ATGAAGTATGATGTTTGTATAGTGGGAAGCGGAGCAGGTGCAGGACCTGTAGCTTATGAGTTGTCTAAAGCCGGCTATCAAGTTGTTGTTTTAGAAAAAGGACCTTGGTTTAAAACTGCAGATTTAGCCAAAGATGAAATGGTGGCAACGCGAAGAGATGTCTATACCCCAAGGTTGATGGATGAGTGTACAGTATTGGAACGAGGTAGTTCTGAAAAAGGATGGAAGGCAAAGTCAACACGTATAACAGGAGTTAACTTCTGGAATGGAAGCATGGTAGGTGGTTCTTCCAATTTAATGAGTGCCTATTTTCATCGAATGAAACCCAAAGATTTTAAGTTGAAATCTAATTATGGAACAATCGCAGGAGGTAATGTTGTCGATTGGCCAATTACTTATAAAGATCTAGAGCCTTATTATACCAAGGTGGAAGAGGTTATAGGAGTTTCTGGTAAAGTAATTCCTCACCAATTTTTAGAGCCTCGTTCAACTCCTGATTTTCCCTTTCCTCCACTAGAAGAAAATATTGTAGCATCATGGATTGATCAAGCAGCAGCAAGATTAGGAGTGGAGACTTTTCCAACACCTAGAGGTGTGCTTTCAAGACCAAAAGAAGGAAGAAACGGGTGTTTTTATTCCAACTATTGCGGAAGTTATGGTTGTAACTCTGATGCTAAAGGAAGCTCAAGAGTAGCATTGTTGAATCAAGCCCTTGAAACCGGGAACTGTACTATAATCCCCAATGCCAAAGTATTTCGGTTAGAAGAGGAAAATAGAGAAGTGAAAAAAGTTCACTATTATGATTTAAAAGGTGGAAAAGTATTTGTTGAAGCTCAAATAACAGTGGTAGCAGCACAAGCAATAGAGAGCGCGCGTTTATTGTTGATGAGTAAGAGCCAAAATTTCCCCAATGGATTAGGGAATAATAACGGACAAGTAGGAAAGAACTTAGTTTTTTCAGCAGGAGGAACAGGTTCAGGTTTAATAGATTATGATAGCCTTTCCGAAAAAGATTCAAAAGCATTTAAACAAACGGGGCTTTGGGTAAATCGAGCAACACAACATTGGTATGAAATAGAAGATGAAAGCTTTGAAAATAAAGTAAAAGGAGGAACAGTTGACTTTGTTTTTGAACACGCCAATGGCATTACAAAAGCTTTCAATCAAAAATACGATGATAACAGAAATTTGGTTTTTGGTAGTGCTTTAAAAGAAAAATTACTGACCCATTTTACAAAAAGAAGAAAACTCAATTTTGAAATCTTTGTAGATTGGACACCTAACGATGATTGCTTTGTTACACTAGATGAAAAAGAAAAGGATAAGTGGGGAGATCCTGTTGCTAAAGTACGTTTGGGATACAATAAATATGATTTAAAAGTAGGGGAGTATATCGCTGAAAAGACTAAAGAAATCTTAAGTCAAATGGGAGCTTATGAAGTGAAAAGTAGCGTTTCAGGAACGCCTCCTTCCAATTTGCAAGCTGGTGGATGTCGATTTGGGGAAGACCCAAAGACTTCGGTGTTGGATAAAAACTGTAAAGCACATGAAGTCGATAACTTGTATGTAACAGATGGAAGTTTTATGCCTACTGGTGGGAGTACAACATTTACATTCACGATTTATGCCAATTCATTTAGAGTGGCAGATAAAATAAAAGAGCGTTTAGATGGTAAAACAAGCATGGGTTGA
- a CDS encoding gluconate 2-dehydrogenase subunit 3 family protein, producing MIRKNEIESVSRARMSQWQFSRGEFLRTLALLGISTQLLACSIADDQKEGEEQQFSPLMSNQQAEIIQVVQNILFPNDGNGPSVDSINAFPYLLWYLQDELIEPYERKFFSLGADWANQEALKLFNQPFLDLSPDIQYRTVELLAKKKKTKLWVSKLITMIFEALLTDPCYGGNVDQVGWDWLNHNPGTPRSKEKYRYPTVLKTIRDEV from the coding sequence ATGATAAGGAAAAATGAAATAGAAAGCGTCAGCAGAGCACGAATGTCTCAATGGCAATTTTCTAGAGGAGAGTTCCTAAGAACGTTAGCACTGCTTGGCATTTCAACACAATTGCTAGCTTGTTCTATTGCCGACGATCAAAAGGAGGGAGAAGAGCAGCAGTTTAGTCCATTAATGTCGAACCAGCAAGCTGAAATTATTCAGGTCGTTCAAAATATTTTATTCCCTAATGATGGAAATGGTCCAAGTGTTGACTCCATCAATGCTTTTCCCTACTTATTATGGTATCTCCAAGATGAATTAATAGAGCCTTATGAGCGAAAATTCTTTTCGTTAGGAGCAGATTGGGCCAACCAAGAAGCATTAAAGTTATTTAATCAGCCCTTTCTTGACTTGTCTCCTGATATTCAATACCGAACAGTTGAATTGTTGGCCAAAAAGAAAAAGACAAAATTGTGGGTTAGTAAACTCATAACAATGATTTTTGAAGCACTGCTTACCGATCCTTGTTATGGAGGAAATGTTGATCAAGTGGGGTGGGATTGGCTCAATCATAATCCAGGTACTCCGCGTTCAAAAGAAAAATATCGTTATCCAACAGTTTTAAAAACCATTAGGGATGAAGTATGA
- a CDS encoding aldehyde dehydrogenase family protein, which yields MSRIEVLKTYKIYIGGKFPRTESGRYYQPQVNGKAIGNICQSSRKDFRNSVVAARGAQGAWGARTAYNKSQILYRIAEVLEGRKAQFVEELMIQGSTKAQATKEVEVAIDRLIYYAGWCDKYTQVYSAVNPVASSHFNFSVPEPTGVVAVFAPEENGLIGLVSQIAPIIAGGNTCVVLASESKPLCAVTFSEVLATSDVPGGVVNILTGNRKELLPHFSTHKDVNALLYCGNDQKELKAIQEEAIVNLKRVVDKAVKDWNKDENESPYAILDFQETKTTWHPIEHISGAGSGY from the coding sequence ATGTCAAGAATAGAAGTTTTGAAAACATATAAAATATATATAGGAGGTAAATTTCCTAGAACAGAGTCAGGACGTTATTACCAACCACAAGTAAACGGAAAGGCGATTGGGAATATTTGTCAATCATCTCGAAAAGACTTTAGAAATTCCGTAGTGGCAGCCAGAGGAGCGCAAGGAGCATGGGGAGCGCGTACAGCCTACAACAAAAGTCAAATCCTTTATCGAATTGCTGAGGTCCTTGAAGGAAGAAAGGCACAGTTTGTTGAGGAGTTAATGATACAAGGAAGTACTAAAGCACAGGCAACAAAAGAAGTTGAAGTAGCTATTGATCGTTTGATTTATTATGCAGGATGGTGCGATAAGTATACGCAAGTATACAGTGCTGTAAACCCTGTAGCTTCCAGTCATTTTAACTTTTCTGTTCCAGAACCAACTGGAGTTGTTGCTGTTTTTGCACCAGAAGAAAATGGATTGATTGGATTGGTTTCTCAAATCGCTCCAATTATAGCAGGAGGAAATACTTGTGTTGTTTTAGCTTCAGAAAGTAAACCGTTATGTGCAGTTACATTTTCAGAGGTGTTAGCAACATCTGACGTGCCTGGAGGAGTTGTAAATATTTTAACAGGAAATAGAAAAGAATTGTTGCCACATTTTTCAACACATAAAGATGTTAATGCTTTGTTGTATTGCGGAAATGACCAAAAGGAATTAAAGGCAATTCAGGAAGAGGCGATCGTTAACCTTAAACGTGTTGTCGATAAAGCAGTGAAAGATTGGAATAAAGATGAAAATGAATCTCCTTACGCTATCTTAGATTTTCAGGAAACAAAAACAACTTGGCATCCAATTGAGCATATTTCAGGGGCAGGAAGTGGTTATTAA
- a CDS encoding aldehyde dehydrogenase family protein, protein MKENKLDLNSGWEFAPAPESTAHIQMKKKYDLFIGGKWVKPKSGKYFKTVNPSNEELLAEVAEANEKDVDLAVKAARKAYNEVWSKLSGKERGKYIYRIARLIQERAREFAVIESLDGGKPIRESRDVDVPLAAAHFFYYAGWADKLEYAFPNRKPKALGVAAQITPWNFPMLMVAWKIAPALAAGNTVVLKPAETTPLTALKLAELIQDAGLPDGVVNIVTGYGKTGAMMVEHPDIDKVAFTGSTGVGKIIMKAIAGTSKKSTMELGGKAANIIFEDAPLDQAVEGVINGIFFNQGHVCCAGSRLFIQESVYDVVMRKLKDRMANLVVGDPLDKNTDVGAINSKKQLDVINNYIKIGKDEGAEFYQPACSTPKKGYWCKPTLFTNVAQSSRLAQEEIFGPVLAIQTFRTVDEVIAKANNTPYGLSAGVWSDKGSKVFNLTSKLKAGVVWANTYNKFDPTSPFGGYKESGHGREGGVQGLEPYVKFN, encoded by the coding sequence ATGAAAGAAAATAAATTAGATTTAAATTCAGGTTGGGAGTTTGCTCCAGCTCCAGAAAGTACAGCTCATATTCAGATGAAAAAAAAATATGACCTGTTTATTGGAGGAAAATGGGTAAAGCCGAAATCAGGAAAATATTTTAAAACAGTCAACCCTTCTAATGAAGAATTATTGGCTGAGGTCGCTGAGGCCAACGAAAAAGATGTTGATTTGGCGGTGAAAGCGGCTAGAAAGGCCTATAATGAAGTTTGGTCGAAGCTGTCTGGAAAAGAAAGAGGAAAGTATATTTATCGTATAGCCCGTTTGATTCAAGAAAGAGCTAGAGAATTTGCTGTTATTGAATCATTAGATGGAGGAAAACCAATTAGAGAGTCTAGAGATGTAGACGTACCATTAGCTGCAGCGCATTTCTTTTACTATGCAGGTTGGGCCGATAAATTAGAATATGCATTCCCCAATAGAAAACCAAAAGCATTGGGGGTTGCTGCTCAAATTACTCCTTGGAATTTTCCAATGTTAATGGTCGCTTGGAAAATAGCGCCAGCTTTAGCAGCTGGAAATACCGTAGTCTTAAAGCCTGCAGAAACAACGCCACTCACAGCGTTAAAATTAGCAGAGTTAATCCAAGATGCTGGTTTACCTGACGGTGTGGTTAATATCGTAACTGGGTATGGTAAAACAGGTGCGATGATGGTAGAACATCCAGATATCGACAAAGTCGCATTTACAGGTTCTACTGGAGTGGGAAAAATTATCATGAAAGCTATTGCTGGAACGAGTAAAAAGTCAACAATGGAACTCGGTGGTAAAGCGGCTAATATTATTTTTGAAGATGCTCCTCTTGATCAAGCTGTAGAAGGGGTGATCAATGGAATATTCTTTAATCAAGGACATGTTTGTTGTGCTGGTTCACGTTTGTTTATCCAAGAGTCTGTTTACGATGTTGTGATGCGTAAATTGAAAGATAGAATGGCAAATTTAGTTGTAGGAGATCCACTCGATAAAAATACAGATGTTGGAGCGATTAACTCAAAAAAGCAATTAGATGTTATCAATAATTATATCAAAATAGGAAAGGATGAAGGGGCAGAGTTTTATCAACCTGCTTGTTCAACCCCTAAAAAAGGATATTGGTGTAAACCAACACTATTTACTAATGTCGCACAGTCAAGTCGTTTAGCGCAAGAAGAGATTTTTGGACCTGTTTTAGCAATTCAAACTTTTAGAACGGTAGATGAGGTTATCGCAAAAGCGAATAATACGCCTTATGGATTGTCTGCTGGGGTGTGGTCTGATAAAGGATCTAAAGTTTTTAACTTAACTTCTAAACTAAAAGCTGGTGTAGTATGGGCAAATACCTATAATAAATTTGATCCTACCTCTCCATTTGGAGGATATAAAGAAAGTGGTCACGGTCGTGAAGGAGGAGTGCAAGGATTAGAGCCTTATGTAAAGTTTAACTAA
- the deoC gene encoding deoxyribose-phosphate aldolase, whose product MNKDYRLSPRVDQVGVNDRIERITKRSLKKDTKMKGLLMALNMIDLTTLEGADTENKVKQMCYKAQHLHVDFPDLPTTAAVCVYPNFVKTAVNELKGSGVKVASVATAFPSGQSSSEIKLLDTKIAVDNGADEVDMVISRGRFHSGDYNFVFDEIAMIKEACGDARLKVILETGELGTLDKIRRASDIAIDAGADFIKTSTGKIKPAATLPFTSVMLEAIRDHYYATGKMVGMKPAGGISNAKLALQYLVLVKETLGDKWLTNEWFRFGASSLANDVIMQISKQRSGVYESKDYISID is encoded by the coding sequence ATGAATAAAGATTATAGATTATCACCAAGAGTAGATCAAGTTGGTGTTAATGATAGAATAGAAAGAATTACCAAAAGGAGCCTGAAAAAAGACACGAAGATGAAAGGACTTCTTATGGCTTTAAATATGATTGATCTTACCACTTTAGAAGGGGCTGATACCGAGAATAAAGTGAAACAGATGTGTTACAAAGCACAGCATTTACACGTAGATTTTCCTGACTTGCCAACTACTGCTGCGGTATGTGTATACCCAAATTTTGTAAAAACAGCAGTTAATGAATTAAAAGGTTCAGGGGTTAAAGTCGCTTCGGTAGCAACTGCTTTTCCTAGTGGACAATCGAGCTCGGAAATCAAATTGCTAGATACTAAAATTGCGGTAGATAATGGTGCTGACGAAGTAGATATGGTCATTAGTCGTGGACGTTTTCACTCAGGAGATTACAATTTTGTTTTTGATGAAATTGCAATGATTAAAGAAGCTTGTGGTGACGCACGTCTAAAAGTGATCTTAGAAACAGGAGAATTAGGGACATTAGATAAAATTCGTAGAGCAAGTGATATAGCAATTGATGCAGGAGCTGATTTTATTAAGACTTCTACAGGGAAAATTAAACCAGCCGCAACATTACCTTTTACCTCTGTAATGTTAGAAGCAATTAGAGACCACTATTATGCTACAGGTAAAATGGTAGGGATGAAACCAGCAGGAGGAATTTCTAATGCAAAGTTAGCTTTACAATACCTGGTTTTAGTAAAAGAAACCTTAGGAGATAAATGGTTAACTAACGAGTGGTTCCGATTTGGAGCAAGTAGTTTAGCAAATGATGTGATTATGCAAATTTCTAAACAACGATCAGGTGTTTATGAATCAAAAGATTATATCTCAATAGATTAA